A single window of Bacilli bacterium DNA harbors:
- a CDS encoding CtsR family transcriptional regulator: MRNISDIIEQYLKNMLQANPDGIAEIQRNELADQFQCVPSQINYVIGTRFTLEKGYIV; this comes from the coding sequence ATGCGCAATATTTCCGATATTATCGAACAGTATTTAAAAAATATGCTGCAGGCGAATCCGGATGGCATCGCCGAGATTCAGCGGAATGAGTTGGCTGACCAGTTTCAGTGCGTACCGTCGCAAATCAATTACGTCATTGGGACGCGATTCACTTTGGAAAAAGGGTACATTGT
- a CDS encoding pro-sigmaK processing inhibitor BofA family protein yields the protein MWLYVFIISLALLLILLFKAKLRLRYFGYLLLNVVAAGFLLIVVNYIGGRYALHIPVNITTLLTVSILGLPGLVLLIALKLTLF from the coding sequence ATGTGGCTTTACGTTTTTATCATTTCATTGGCGCTGCTTCTTATCTTGCTGTTTAAAGCTAAGCTGCGCTTACGTTACTTTGGGTATTTGCTGCTTAACGTCGTTGCTGCGGGCTTTTTGTTAATAGTGGTCAATTACATCGGCGGCCGATATGCGCTGCACATTCCGGTTAATATTACGACTTTGCTTACGGTGTCGATATTGGGCTTGCCTGGTCTTGTCCTCTTAATCGCGTTGAAATTGACGCTTTTTTAA
- a CDS encoding DUF2508 family protein, giving the protein MLPEHLLLIQEINKAKADWIAAQNRFGEAVGKDQVDYAIYLLEAAEKKYELLLKHAKNIHLRAQSLENREHVGDE; this is encoded by the coding sequence ATGTTGCCGGAGCATTTGTTGCTTATCCAGGAAATCAATAAGGCCAAGGCGGATTGGATCGCGGCGCAAAATCGGTTTGGCGAGGCGGTAGGCAAAGATCAGGTTGATTATGCCATCTATTTGTTGGAAGCGGCAGAAAAGAAATATGAGCTATTGCTCAAGCATGCGAAAAATATTCATTTGCGTGCGCAAAGTTTGGAAAACCGCGAACATGTTGGTGATGAATAA
- the recR gene encoding recombination mediator RecR, whose protein sequence is MFYPEPIAKLIDAFTRLPGIGVKTAGRLAFHVLRMKEEDVLDFAKALVNVKRNLHFCSNCCNITDIDPCAICQDKKRDASAICVVQEPKDLVAMERTHEFNGYYHVLHGAISPMEGIGPDDIKLAELVRRLEDEQVQELILATNPNIEGEATAMYISRLVKPFGLKVTRIAHGLPVGGDLEYADEVTLSKALEGRREI, encoded by the coding sequence TTGTTTTATCCCGAACCGATCGCCAAGCTGATTGATGCTTTTACCCGGCTGCCGGGAATTGGCGTCAAAACGGCGGGAAGGCTTGCGTTCCACGTGCTGCGGATGAAAGAGGAGGACGTGCTCGATTTCGCCAAAGCGCTCGTGAACGTCAAACGCAACCTGCATTTTTGTTCAAACTGCTGCAATATCACCGATATTGATCCATGCGCCATTTGCCAGGACAAAAAGCGGGACGCTTCGGCCATATGCGTGGTGCAGGAGCCGAAAGATCTTGTCGCCATGGAGCGGACGCATGAATTCAACGGTTATTATCACGTCCTGCACGGTGCGATTTCGCCGATGGAGGGCATCGGCCCTGACGATATCAAGCTGGCGGAGCTCGTCAGGCGTTTGGAAGACGAGCAAGTGCAGGAACTGATTCTGGCGACCAATCCGAATATCGAGGGCGAAGCGACCGCGATGTATATTTCGCGGTTGGTAAAACCTTTTGGGCTTAAGGTTACGCGCATTGCGCACGGCTTGCCGGTAGGCGGCGACCTGGAATACGCCGATGAAGTAACGCTGTCGAAAGCGTTGGAAGGAAGGCGGGAAATTTAA